Genomic segment of Candidatus Chlorohelix allophototropha:
ACTACCTTTTTCAACCTTGTAACCGGAATTTATGAACCTACAACCGGTAAAATCACTTTTGATGGTAAGCAACTGGAAAGGCTGAAGCCGCATCAGGTAACTCAGCGTGGTATTGCCCGCACCTTTCAGAACATTCGGCTATTTTCCAATATGACCGCGCTTGAGAATGTGATGGTCGGGGAACATTATCGCCTGAAAGCCGGGTTGTTAGGGGCTATCTTCCGACCTCCACGGGTTGTAAAAGAGGAAAAAGCGGCATACAGAAAGGCGCTCGACTTGCTCGAATACGTAGATTTGGGTGGTAAGGGCGAGGAATTTGCAAAAAACCTTTCTTATGGCGATCAGCGCCGTCTGGAAATTGGACGCGCCCTTGCTACCGATCCCAAGTTGCTGTTGCTCGATGAGCCAACTGCCGGTATGAATCCTAACGAAACAGCCCGCCTTACCCGTTTTATCGATCAGTTACGGCATGACCGCGAGATTTCCGTACTGTTGATTGAGCACGATATGAAGGTGGTTATGGAAATTAGCGATCGGGTTACAGTGCTGAACTTTGGCAAGAAAATCGCAGAGGGACTGCCCGCAGAAATAAAGGCAAATACTGAAGTGGTAGAGGCTTATCTCGGAAAAGCCTATTCTCAGAACAAAGATGAACAAAAATAGAGGGTAAGCATAAATGACTGTTGACAACAAGACGTTACTGATACTTGATAAAGTTTCCAGTTTTTATGGCAATATCCAGGCTCTTCGGAACATTTCGCTTACTGTTAATCCGGGAGAAATTGTTACCCTAATTGGATCAAACGGAGCAGGAAAAACAACCACCTTGAAGACCATTTCTGGTCTCATCAGACCCCGTACAGGGCATATTTACCTTAAGGGTGAGCGCTTGGACGGTATTGATGCGCAGGAGGTGGTCAAGAAGGGTATTTCACATTCTCCTGAGGGGCGCAAAATTTTCTCTCGCATGACCGTGCTGGAAAATTTGGAGATGGGTGCGTTTCTTCGAAATGACAAGGCAGGTATCCAAGAGGATTTAGAAAAAGTATACGGCTTGTTTCCACGCTTGAAAGAACGTATTAAGCAAAAAGCCGGAACTATGAGCGGTGGCGAACAGCAAATGTTGGCAATAGGTCGTGCCATGATGGCTAGACCTTCGATTCTGTTGCTGGATGAGCCGAGTATGGGTTTGTCTCCCAAGTTGGTGGAACAAATCTTTGAGATTATTCTTGATATTAACAACCAAGGTACAACTATTCTGCTGGTAGAGCAAAACGCCCTTGCTGCGCTCAGTATCGCGGCACGCGGCTATGTACTCCAAACCGGTTCGATTGTTCTTGAAGATAGCGGTCAAAACTTGCTATCCAACGAAGCAGTAAGGCGAACCTATCTAGGCGAAGAAGTAGCCTGATAGGTCTGAACTATTATGCAAGCCCCTTTCTTCTGATCTTCTGGGATTTGAAAGGGGCTTTTGACTTTAAAATTCCGCGGGTTTTCAAAATAGCCTATTGACTTGACTCCGGTAAGACCGATATTATAATCCTGCCACTTATTGACAATCGTTTAAACCACAAGCATTGGGACAAATAATGACTGCTAATCAGACTCAGCTACCAAAACCTGCTGTTTCAAAATTACTGGTTTATTCTATAACAAGTATTTTGACTATACTTGCTATTACAATCTGGTGGTTTTACGGTAACTCAGCCGGTAATAATTACACCAATCAAGTTTTCTGGAAGTTTCTGATTGATCTGGTATTGGTGCTGGCATTGGGGCTAATGAATATTCAGGTAGCAGGAACCCGCTTTAGTATTGCTACCACTATTATTTTTTCGGCTATGTTGACCTTGCCGATTATTCTTTTACCGGTGTTTGCATTTATTATTGTAGCGGTATACTACTATCTGCTTCCTACTAGCCGGGGAAACTGGCGCACTTTTTACGGTTTTATAATGTTTAATCTGGTTTTTTTTGCAGGGGCTGCCACCTTCCGTTTGTTTGGTTCTACCAATATTGAAAAATTAACCGGGCAGCAACTAGTGGCTGTTTTGCTGGCATTTTCTGCATGGGTTATATCCAATTATGGGTTAATCATTTTAAGGGATTATCTTTTAGGTGTTGAAAGCCCCTTCACGGTTATAAAGCATTTGCCGGCAAGCCTACCGATACAGTTAATTGTAATTCCTGTTGGACTTTTGCATAGCGTTATATTAACCAACTATGATAATGGCATGGTTGTATTATGGTGCTTGGTGATTGTGGCAATCGGGATATTTACCAACCATCTTGTGTTGTTACAGGAACGATTACAGTTGCAAAATGATCTTCTTTCGCAGCAAAAGGAAGCACTGGAGAGCGTGCAACAGCGTGAACTTGGAACCGGGAACGCTTTAGCCGATTCTGCCGGAGAGTTGAGCGCAATAGCGTTTGAACAAAGCGCCAGTATTTCCCAGCAATTTATGCAGCTCAGTGAATTATCCAAAATTGTAGATCAATTAAATCGAAGCGCAGAAATCATTGCCGAATCAGCTTATCGGGTTTTGCAAAGTACCGAACAGAGTTTGAGATCGGCAGAGGTTGGGCAAGATTCCTTGAATACCAGCTTGGAAGAACTGGCAGATTTGCAAATAAGTCTTGAGGGATTGGTAGAACAGACCACCGAAATGGCAGCCCAATCAAAAGAAATTAACCAACTTTCTGAGGTGTTACAAGAGATAGCCGAAGAAACTCATTTGCTGGCGGTAA
This window contains:
- a CDS encoding ABC transporter ATP-binding protein, with the protein product MSVNILEAAGISKNFGGIVAVQKVDFTIPLRSIVSLIGPNGAGKTTFFNLVTGIYEPTTGKITFDGKQLERLKPHQVTQRGIARTFQNIRLFSNMTALENVMVGEHYRLKAGLLGAIFRPPRVVKEEKAAYRKALDLLEYVDLGGKGEEFAKNLSYGDQRRLEIGRALATDPKLLLLDEPTAGMNPNETARLTRFIDQLRHDREISVLLIEHDMKVVMEISDRVTVLNFGKKIAEGLPAEIKANTEVVEAYLGKAYSQNKDEQK
- a CDS encoding ABC transporter ATP-binding protein, coding for MTVDNKTLLILDKVSSFYGNIQALRNISLTVNPGEIVTLIGSNGAGKTTTLKTISGLIRPRTGHIYLKGERLDGIDAQEVVKKGISHSPEGRKIFSRMTVLENLEMGAFLRNDKAGIQEDLEKVYGLFPRLKERIKQKAGTMSGGEQQMLAIGRAMMARPSILLLDEPSMGLSPKLVEQIFEIILDINNQGTTILLVEQNALAALSIAARGYVLQTGSIVLEDSGQNLLSNEAVRRTYLGEEVA
- a CDS encoding methyl-accepting chemotaxis protein, producing the protein MTANQTQLPKPAVSKLLVYSITSILTILAITIWWFYGNSAGNNYTNQVFWKFLIDLVLVLALGLMNIQVAGTRFSIATTIIFSAMLTLPIILLPVFAFIIVAVYYYLLPTSRGNWRTFYGFIMFNLVFFAGAATFRLFGSTNIEKLTGQQLVAVLLAFSAWVISNYGLIILRDYLLGVESPFTVIKHLPASLPIQLIVIPVGLLHSVILTNYDNGMVVLWCLVIVAIGIFTNHLVLLQERLQLQNDLLSQQKEALESVQQRELGTGNALADSAGELSAIAFEQSASISQQFMQLSELSKIVDQLNRSAEIIAESAYRVLQSTEQSLRSAEVGQDSLNTSLEELADLQISLEGLVEQTTEMAAQSKEINQLSEVLQEIAEETHLLAVNATIEASSAGEYGHRFAVVANEVNQLAGRARSGSLQVQKVISRLRKIVESVLDRIEQSRDQSREAVDSLTIASQRTAQVIEVTQHATVLSRQISGASQQQRSGTQQTANGLSLLLQIANEAVKISEKSRETATRLDNLSKNLHKGSSQIPPNVPPGRSDTAQISPLVSGNFSPQKA